The following proteins are co-located in the Dehalococcoidia bacterium genome:
- a CDS encoding NADH-quinone oxidoreductase subunit J, which produces MSGFGPVSAFYVLAVLSIGSALAVMAARSIIHAVLFLVLFFVSLAAMFVLLSADFVAVAQLLVYAGAIGVLVVFAILLTPSRDRRGMETKFVGPGLLAGAVVAGTVVFIAFNTNWDTASNDFPSTVDAIGQALLNRWALPFEIASVLLIAAMIGAIVVVGGRGVDLDTHAAGPATRLVRRER; this is translated from the coding sequence TTGAGCGGCTTCGGCCCGGTGTCGGCGTTCTACGTGCTGGCGGTGCTGTCGATCGGCTCGGCGCTGGCGGTGATGGCGGCGCGCTCGATCATCCACGCGGTGCTCTTCCTGGTGCTGTTCTTTGTCTCACTGGCGGCGATGTTCGTGCTGCTCTCTGCCGATTTCGTCGCCGTGGCGCAGCTTCTGGTCTACGCCGGCGCCATCGGCGTGCTGGTCGTGTTTGCGATTTTGCTCACGCCCTCGCGCGATCGGCGCGGCATGGAGACGAAGTTTGTCGGGCCGGGATTGCTGGCCGGCGCCGTGGTGGCCGGCACGGTGGTCTTCATCGCCTTCAACACCAACTGGGATACCGCCTCGAACGACTTTCCTTCGACGGTCGACGCCATCGGCCAGGCGCTGCTCAACCGCTGGGCGCTGCCCTTCGAGATCGCTTCGGTGCTGCTGATCGCGGCGATGATCGGCGCAATCGTGGTGGTCGGCGGTCGCGGCGTTGATCTCGACACCCACGCGGCGGGGCCGGCCACGCGGTTAGTGCGGAGGGAGCGTTAG